In Carya illinoinensis cultivar Pawnee chromosome 9, C.illinoinensisPawnee_v1, whole genome shotgun sequence, the following are encoded in one genomic region:
- the LOC122275262 gene encoding carotene epsilon-monooxygenase, chloroplastic: MSSSKKPKPNPIHSLSILSQLSPTHTLLRLQTLPSSNGDSEIHEYIGKKHAQNGIAHFPAMSSSLSTSFLLRTPPLFKPTFPTSTTIFSSKPTPYQFLTINSSLNNNNNNNKTSSWVSPDWLTSLTRSLTVSKDDDSGIPIANAKLEDVSDLLGGALFLPLFKWMNDYGPIYRLAAGPRNFVVVSDPAIAKHVLRNYGRYGKGLVSEVSEFLFGSGFAIAESQLWTARRRAVVPSLHKKYLSVMVDRVFCKCAERLVEKLKPDALRGSPVNMEEKFSQLTLDVIGLSVFNYNFDSLATDSPVIDAVYTALKEAEARSTDILPYWKVKALCKIIPRQIKAEKAVTVIRRTVEELIEKCKDMVEAEGERINEEEYVNDADPSILRFLLASREEVSSVQLRDDLLSMLVAGHETTGSVLTWTLYLLSKDSTSLVKAQEEVDRVLQGRCPAYEDIKDLKFLTRCIIESLRLYPHPPVLIRRAQVADVLPGAFKVNAGQDIMISVYNIHHSSQVWEKAEEFVPERFDLEGPIPNETSTDFRFIPFSGGPRKCVGDQFALLEAIVALTIFLQHMNFELVPNQNISMTTGATIHTANGLYMKLSQRQTKAAFASLSSR; this comes from the exons ATGTCATCATCTAAAAAGCCTAAACCCAATCCAATCCACAGTCTGTCGATTCTGTCGCAGCTATCACCCACACATACACTACTCAGACTTCAAACACTTCCATCCAGCAATGGTGACTCAGAGATACACGAGTACATAGGGAAGAAACACGCCCAGAACGGTATTGCTCACTTCCCCGCTATGTCTTCCTCCCTCTCCACCTCCTTTCTCCTCCGAACCCCTCCTCTATTCAAACCCACCTTCCCCACCAGCACTACCATTTTCTCTTCCAAACCCACACCTTATCAATTCCTCACCATCAATTCTTCcctcaacaacaacaacaacaacaacaaaacaagttCCTGGGTAAGCCCTGACTGGCTCACCTCACTCACTCGGTCTTTAACGGTGAGCAAAGACGATGACTCGGGCATTCCCATCGCCAACGCCAAGCTGGAGGACGTGTCTGATCTTCTGGGCGGTGCACTTTTCCTTCCACTGTTCAAATGGATGAACGATTACGGACCCATCTACCGGCTCGCTGCGGGGCCTAGAAACTTCGTGGTGGTTAGCGACCCTGCCATTGCTAAGCATGTGCTGAGGAACTATGGGAGGTATGGCAAGGGTCTTGTGTCTGAGGTCTCCGAGTTCTTGTTTGGGTCGGGTTTTGCCATTGCCGAAAGCCAGCTTTGGACG GCAAGGCGTAGGGCTGTGGTGCCATCACTTCACAAAAAGTATTTGTCAGTGATGGTTGATCGGGTTTTTTGCAAATGCGCTGAGAGATTGGTGGAAAAGCTCAAGCCCGATGCTTTACGTGGCAGTCCTGTAAACATGGAGGAAAAATTTTCTCAACTAACTCTTGATGTTATTGGTCTGTCTGTATTCAACTATAATTTTGATTCACTTGCCACTGATAGCCCTGTGATTGATGCAGTTTACACTGCATTGAAAGAGGCAGAGGCTCGTTCGACTGATATATTACCATATTGGAAG GTTAAAGCTCTTTGTAAAATAATCCCAAGACAAATAAAAGCTGAGAAAGCGGTTACTGTGATTAGGAGAACTGTTGAAGAACTTATTGAAAAGTGCAAAGATATGGTGGAAGCTGAGGGCGAAAGAATAAATGAGGAGGAATATGTAAATGACGCTGATCCAAGCATTCTTCGCTTCTTGCTTGCAAGCAGAGAAGAG GTTTCAAGTGTACAACTACGAGATGACCTATTGTCAATGTTAGTTGCTGGTCATGAGACTACTGGTTCAGTGTTGACGTGGACACTCTATCTTCTGAGTAAG GACTCGACCTCATTAGTGAAAGCACAAGAAGAAGTTGACAGAGTCCTACAAGGAAGATGTCCTGCTTATGAAGATATTAAGGATCTAAAGTTCTTGACCCGCTGCATAATTGAGTCACTCCGTCTATATCCACATCCTCCT GTCTTGATAAGAAGAGCTCAAGTTGCTGACGTGCTTCCTGGAGCTTTCAAGGTTAATGCTGGTCAAGACATTATGATTTCTGTATATAATATCCATCATTCCTCACAG GTCTGGGAGAAAGCTGAAGAGTTTGTGCCAGAAAGATTTGACTTAGAAGGCCCAATACCTAATGAAACGAGTACAGATTTCAG ATTCATTCCATTCAGCGGTGGGCCCAGAAAGTGTGTTGGTGATCAGTTTGCTTTGCTGGAAGCTATTGTTGCTCTCACGATCTTTTTGCAGCACATGAACTTTGAGCTGGTTCCTAACCAAAACATTAGCATGACTACTGGAGCAACAATACATACAGCAAAC GGCTTGTACATGAAGCTGAGTCAACGACAAACAAAAGCTGCATTTGCTTCCTTGTCTTCTAGGTAA
- the LOC122275388 gene encoding probable 2-oxoglutarate-dependent dioxygenase SLC1 isoform X2 gives MERVLESHERPNPKLVSQKLATILPRSLLCYIYCKTLSVLPALHFIHLRISLLSFQDLTFGYCSMSPTMAVTTETKEENDTPESEYQKGIKHLWENGINRVPKKYILPPCDRPNTEDGVLNHVSEQNLKLPIIDFAELMQGANRSQVLESLANACEQYGFFQLVNHGIPSDVISSMIDVCSRFFELPFEERSKYMSSDMHAPVRYGTSFNQKKDSVFCWRDFLKLMCHPLSDVLPHWPSSPMDLRKLAATYAKETKSLFLMLMEAIVESLGLVGTADEQKKTEEEEEEEEEDILKDFQDGSQLMVANCYPPCPEPNLTLGMPPHSDYGFLTLLLQDEVEGLQIQFQEKWVTVQPIANSFVVNVGDHLEIFSNGKYKSVLHRVSVNPMKPRISVASLHSLPFKSMVRPSPKLINEANPRRFKDTDFATFLDYISSSEPKRKNFLDSRKLLD, from the exons ATGGAACGAGTCCTTGAAAGTCACGAACGACCGAACCCGAAGCTGGTTTCTCAGAAACTTGCTACTATTCTTCCCCGCTCGCTCCTCTGCTATATATACTGTAAAACCTTATCAGTATTACCCGcacttcatttcattcatctccgCATATCCCTATTATCTTTTCAGGACCTCACGtttg GTTATTGTTCCATGTCTCCTACGATGGCTGTAACAACTGAAACAAAGGAGGAGAATGATACGCCAGAAAGCGAGTACCAAAAAGGAATAAAGCACCTCTGGGAAAATGGCATAAACAGAGTTCCCAAGAAGTATATATTACCCCCCTGCGATCGACCCAATACTGAAGACGGGGTGCTAAATCATGTATCCGAGCAAAATCTTAAGCTGCCCATCATTGATTTCGCAGAGCTAATGCAAGGTGCCAACCGGTCTCAAGTCCTCGAGTCCCTCGCTAATGCTTGCGAACAATACGGTTTTTTCCAG CTGGTAAACCATGGCATTCCAAGCGATGTTATAAGCAGCATGATTGATGTTTGTTCAAGGTTTTTCGAGCTGCCATTTGAGGAAAGATCAAAGTACATGTCTTCGGATATGCATGCGCCGGTCCGATATGGAACCAGCTTTAACCAGAAGAAAGATAGTGTGTTTTGTTGGAGAGACTTCTTGAAGCTAATGTGCCATCCCCTATCAGATGTCCTCCCACATTGGCCTTCTTCTCCTATGGACCTGAG GAAATTGGCGGCTACCTACGCAAAAGAAACCAAGAGCTTGTTTCTAATGCTAATGGAGGCCATTGTGGAGAGTTTAGGACTTGTCGGAACCGCGGATGAGCAGAAGAAgacagaggaagaagaagaagaagaagaagaagacatacTAAAGGACTTCCAAGATGGAAGTCAGTTAATGGTTGCCAATTGCTACCCTCCATGTCCAGAACCCAATTTAACCCTAGGAATGCCACCGCATTCCGACTATGGATTCCTGACACTTCTTCTCCAAGATGAGGTTGAGGGCCTACAAATACAATTCCAAGAAAAATGGGTTACTGTCCAACCAATCGCTAATTCATTTGTTGTCAACGTTGGGGATCATCTAGAG ATATTTAGCAATGGAAAATACAAGAGCGTTTTACATAGAGTATCTGTGAACCCTATGAAACCTCGAATATCGGTGGCTTCTTTGCATAGTCTTCCTTTCAAGAGCATGGTTAGGCCATCGCCTAAACTGATCAACGAAGCGAATCCAAGGCGTTTTAAGGACACCGACTTTGCTACTTTTCTCGACTACATTTCATCTTCTGAGCCCAAGAGGAAGAATTTCTTGGATTCTAGGAAATTATTGGATtga
- the LOC122275388 gene encoding probable 2-oxoglutarate-dependent dioxygenase SLC1 isoform X1: MERVLESHERPNPKLVSQKLATILPRSLLCYIYCKTLSVLPALHFIHLRISLLSFQDLTFGIYIYPISYCSMSPTMAVTTETKEENDTPESEYQKGIKHLWENGINRVPKKYILPPCDRPNTEDGVLNHVSEQNLKLPIIDFAELMQGANRSQVLESLANACEQYGFFQLVNHGIPSDVISSMIDVCSRFFELPFEERSKYMSSDMHAPVRYGTSFNQKKDSVFCWRDFLKLMCHPLSDVLPHWPSSPMDLRKLAATYAKETKSLFLMLMEAIVESLGLVGTADEQKKTEEEEEEEEEDILKDFQDGSQLMVANCYPPCPEPNLTLGMPPHSDYGFLTLLLQDEVEGLQIQFQEKWVTVQPIANSFVVNVGDHLEIFSNGKYKSVLHRVSVNPMKPRISVASLHSLPFKSMVRPSPKLINEANPRRFKDTDFATFLDYISSSEPKRKNFLDSRKLLD, encoded by the exons ATGGAACGAGTCCTTGAAAGTCACGAACGACCGAACCCGAAGCTGGTTTCTCAGAAACTTGCTACTATTCTTCCCCGCTCGCTCCTCTGCTATATATACTGTAAAACCTTATCAGTATTACCCGcacttcatttcattcatctccgCATATCCCTATTATCTTTTCAGGACCTCACGtttggtatatatatttatccaatca GTTATTGTTCCATGTCTCCTACGATGGCTGTAACAACTGAAACAAAGGAGGAGAATGATACGCCAGAAAGCGAGTACCAAAAAGGAATAAAGCACCTCTGGGAAAATGGCATAAACAGAGTTCCCAAGAAGTATATATTACCCCCCTGCGATCGACCCAATACTGAAGACGGGGTGCTAAATCATGTATCCGAGCAAAATCTTAAGCTGCCCATCATTGATTTCGCAGAGCTAATGCAAGGTGCCAACCGGTCTCAAGTCCTCGAGTCCCTCGCTAATGCTTGCGAACAATACGGTTTTTTCCAG CTGGTAAACCATGGCATTCCAAGCGATGTTATAAGCAGCATGATTGATGTTTGTTCAAGGTTTTTCGAGCTGCCATTTGAGGAAAGATCAAAGTACATGTCTTCGGATATGCATGCGCCGGTCCGATATGGAACCAGCTTTAACCAGAAGAAAGATAGTGTGTTTTGTTGGAGAGACTTCTTGAAGCTAATGTGCCATCCCCTATCAGATGTCCTCCCACATTGGCCTTCTTCTCCTATGGACCTGAG GAAATTGGCGGCTACCTACGCAAAAGAAACCAAGAGCTTGTTTCTAATGCTAATGGAGGCCATTGTGGAGAGTTTAGGACTTGTCGGAACCGCGGATGAGCAGAAGAAgacagaggaagaagaagaagaagaagaagaagacatacTAAAGGACTTCCAAGATGGAAGTCAGTTAATGGTTGCCAATTGCTACCCTCCATGTCCAGAACCCAATTTAACCCTAGGAATGCCACCGCATTCCGACTATGGATTCCTGACACTTCTTCTCCAAGATGAGGTTGAGGGCCTACAAATACAATTCCAAGAAAAATGGGTTACTGTCCAACCAATCGCTAATTCATTTGTTGTCAACGTTGGGGATCATCTAGAG ATATTTAGCAATGGAAAATACAAGAGCGTTTTACATAGAGTATCTGTGAACCCTATGAAACCTCGAATATCGGTGGCTTCTTTGCATAGTCTTCCTTTCAAGAGCATGGTTAGGCCATCGCCTAAACTGATCAACGAAGCGAATCCAAGGCGTTTTAAGGACACCGACTTTGCTACTTTTCTCGACTACATTTCATCTTCTGAGCCCAAGAGGAAGAATTTCTTGGATTCTAGGAAATTATTGGATtga